In one Chionomys nivalis chromosome 13, mChiNiv1.1, whole genome shotgun sequence genomic region, the following are encoded:
- the LOC130885905 gene encoding putative olfactory receptor 2W6 codes for MWSQVMEKNNRSSFEGFILVGFSDRPRLELILFVIVLSFYLLTLLGNMTIILLSALDSRLHTPMYFFLANLSFLDMCFTTGSIPQMLYNLWGPDKTISYVGCAIQLYFVLALGGVECVLLAVMAYDRYAAVCRPLHYTVIMHPRLCGQLASVAWLSGFGNSLIMAPQTLMLPRCGHRRVDHFLCEMPALIGMACVDTTALEALAFALAIFIILAPLLLILISYGYIARAVLRIKSAAGRKKAFNTCSSHLIVVSLFYGTIIYMYLQPANTYSQDQGKFLTLFYTIVTPSVNPLIYTLRNRDVKEAVKKVLGKGSTDL; via the coding sequence ATGTGGTCACAGGTGATGGAAAAAAACAACAGGAGCTCTTTTGAGGGCTTCATCCTGGTGGGCTTCTCTGACCGTCCTCGCCTAGAGCTGATCCTCTTCGTCATAGTTCTCTCCTTTTATCTGCTGACTTTACTTGGTAACATGACCATCATATTGCTTTCGGCCCTGGATTCCCGgctgcacacacccatgtattTCTTTCTGGCCAACCTCTCGTTCCTGGACATGTGTTTCACCACGGGCTCCATCCCACAGATGCTCTATAACCTCTGGGGTCCAGACAAGACCATCAGCTACGTGGGTTGTGCTATTCAGCTATACTTCGTCTTAGCCTTGGGAGGGGTAGAATGTGTCCTGCTGGCTGTCATGGCGTATGACCGTTATGCTGCTGTGTGCAGGCCCCTGCACTACACCGTCATCATGCACCCTCGCCTCTGCGGGCAGCTGGCTTCTGTGGCATGGTTGAGTGGCTTCGGCAATTCTCTCATAATGGCCCCCCAGACGTTGATGCTGCCCCGCTGTGGGCACAGGCGGGTGGACCACTTTCTCTGTGAGATGCCAGCGCTGATTGGCATGGCCTGTGTGGACACTACGGCCCTGGAGGCACTGGCTTTTGCCTTGGCGATTTTTATCATCTTGGCACCGCTTCTTCTCATTCTTATCTCCTACGGTTACATCGCCCGGGCAGTGCTTAGGATCAAGTCAGCTGCGGGACGAAAGAAAGCCTTCAACACCTGCAGCTCCCACTTAATTGTTGTCTCTCTCTTCTACGGCACCATTATATACATGTACCTCCAGCCGGCAAACACCTACTCCCAGGACCAGGGCAAGTTCCTCACTCTTTTCTACACCATTGTCACACCTAGTGTTAACCCCCTGATCTATACTCTGAGAAACAGAGACGTCAAAGAGGCCGTAAAGAAAGTGCTAGGGAAGGGGAGCACAGACCTATAG